Proteins encoded within one genomic window of Cottoperca gobio unplaced genomic scaffold, fCotGob3.1 fCotGob3_70arrow_ctg1, whole genome shotgun sequence:
- the hyls1 gene encoding hydrolethalus syndrome protein 1, translated as MMDNLDFSEEEIQEQLAALGYKNIPKHRLLEFKQDLDELVRHGEWKSLASPAQINNATSQPSPPAFTKEKVSRCSGDGFFLHAAQADLDRQVLNTCQNREYGRQQGGCDSYAQHSVALNLRLPAGAPSRLQVEEDPDDTLHPPLSDSCTSTPDSHRGRFIRRKVLRKHKGQSLVCDESVYSEDSDAASCLEERLAELHLSTSAQRHFETESEDASSQSDAQRSETEGLSLSAFESYIRGMTRTQSDGDLRPKPKSFIRPVISQQTVKKTDPVAKYFQYKQLWEMFKLPGEQDRRALRSEIKEQLAYQPPAPKPRRVYVPNSYVVPTEKKRSALRWEIRNDLANGVLPHKFSYRF; from the exons atgatGGACAACCTGGATTTCTCAGAAGAGGAAATTCAAGAACAACTGGCAGCCCTGGGCTACAAAAACATACCAAAACACAGGCTGCTTGAATTCAAGCAAG ATCTCGATGAACTGGTTCGACACGGAGAATGGAAAAGCCTGGCCTCACCCGCTCAGATAAACAACGCCACATCTCAGCCGAGCCCTCCTGCCTTCACCAAAGAGAAAG tCAGTCGGTGCTCTGGTGACGGATTCTTCTTACATGCCGCACAAGCAGACCTTGACAGACAG GTGCTCAACACCTGTCAGAACAGAGAGTACGGGCGGCAGCAGGGAGGCTGCGACTCGTACGCTCAACACTCGGTGGCTCTGAATCTCCGCCTGCCTGCAGGTGCTCCCAGCaggctgcaggtggaggaggatcCTGACGACACCCTCCACCCTCCGCTCAGTGACAGCTGCACATCCACGCCTGACTCCCACAGGGGACGCTTCATCAGGAGGAAAGTCCTTAG GAAACATAAAGGACAGTCGCTCGTCTGCGATGAATCCGTCTACAGTGAAGACTCAG ACGCAGCGAGCTGTCTGGAGGAGCGGCTGGCGGAGCTCCATTTATCCACGTCGGCTCAGCGCCACTTTGAGACGGAGAGCGAAGACGCCTCCAGTCAGAGCGACGCGCAGCGCTCGGAGACGGAGGGACTCTCTTTGAGCGCCTTTGAATCCTACATAAGAGGCATG ACTCGAACCCAAAGTGACGGAGACCTCAGGCCCAAACCCAAATCCT TCATCCGACCAGTGATCAGTCAGCAAACTGTAAAGAAGACGGACCCAGTAGCCAA GTACTTCCAGTACAAGCAGCTCTGGGAAATGTTTAAACTTCCAGGAGAGCAGGACAGAAGAGCGCTCCGCTCGGAGATAAAG gaACAACTTGCATATCAACCTCCAGCG CCTAAACCTCGGAGGGTTTACGTCCCGAACAGCTACGTCGTGCCAACAGAGAAGAAGCGTTCGGCGCTCCGCTGGGAGATCAGGAACGATTTAGCCAACGGTGTCCTTCCACACAAGTTCAGTTATCGATTCTAG
- the mrpl4 gene encoding large ribosomal subunit protein uL4m encodes MLRCTALVCGRGVAKRFASSFSSESVLPSNLLLPTNLVDPARLKRRPPPADCPLPLLRTCDAVVPAHLSPVQTWVETLEKPDSEPLGLAQLHPDVFAVPPRLDILHSVETWQRNYKRISHANTKVRPEVRGGGKKPWNQKGGGRARHGSIRSPIWRGGGVANGPRGPTSYYYMLPMKVRVLGLKVALSSKMAQDYLYIVDSLNIPTPDPQYLLDHIRNKHWGESVLIVDVGEEFPENILQATANLKTVNIIPAIGLNVHSLLKHEAVVLTLQTIKFLEEKLLWHDERYTPLYPFKLPYSDLP; translated from the exons ATGCTTCGTTGTACTGCGCTGGTCTGCGGAAGAGGAGTCGCTAAAAGG TTCGCCTCGTCGTTCTCCAGTGAGAGCGTTCTGCCTTCCAACTTACTGCTGCCAACCAACCTGGTGGATCCTGCCAGATTAA agcgtcgtcctcctcctgcagactgcCCTCTGCCTCTTCTCCGGACGTGCGATGCTGTCGTTCCCGCTCATCTAAGCCCCGTGCAGACGTGGGTGGAGACTCTGGAGAAGCCGGACAGCGAGCCATTGGGTTTGGCTCAACTCCACCCGGATGTCTTCGCGGTGCCTCCCAG GCTCGATATTCTCCACAGCGTTGAAACATGGCAGAGAAACTATAAAAGAATT AGTCACGCTAACACAAAAGTCCGGCCGGAGGTCAGAGGTGGAGGTAAGAAACCCTGGAACCAGAAAGGAGGTGGAAGAGCTCGACATGGAAGCATCCGATCACCGATCTGGAGAGGAG GCGGGGTGGCTAATGGACCCAGAGGGCCGACCAGTTACTACTACATGTTACCCATGAAGGTCCGAGTGCTCGGACTCAAAGTGGCTCTGAGCTCCAAGATGGCTCAG GACTACCTTTACATCGTGGACTCTCTGAACATCCCCACGCCCGACCCTCAGTACCTGCTGGACCACATCAGAAACAAACACTGGGGAGAGTCGGTGTTGATCGTCGACGT AGGGGAAGAGTTTCCTGAAAACATCCTTCAGGCCACAGCGAACCTGAAGACGGTGAACATCATTCCAGCAATCG GTCTGAACGTGCACAGCCTCCTGAAACACGAAGCCGTCGTCCTCACTCTGCAAACCATCAAGTTTCTGGAGGAGAAGCTGCTTTGGCACGACGAGCGCTACACACCTCTGTACCCGTTTAAACTGCCCTACTCTGATCTACCGTAG